From Streptomyces sp. 6-11-2, one genomic window encodes:
- a CDS encoding VlmB-like protein, which yields MNVFTAKEADWDTAPGLLDGAKELTLGPDRCNLAYWFTEVAQGTLRDRGATGHHEKAGVPEFLRRPGPLREALVLEFGFRSLSEEIATRLLGHYVSHAPGIPEMEFYATQLMDEARHARVFRNHLVELGLPERTLLADIEEMAAEYRREVLQPVEDFTLEIIRDQGDFHGGVAVFAIVIEGVLAPAAELSERKWTPLSEATQEISRGTAIDEIRHLTVASTILRDHVRDHPEYTPRLLEILAAGTELWDRVPDRPYVIHREELFQQGMLEQAELIGDYEVWPGVRLLDTTPEQRYDMAEQWTDEMAASRMAYMGLPADAMGRSERP from the coding sequence ATGAATGTGTTCACCGCCAAAGAGGCCGACTGGGACACCGCCCCCGGCCTGCTCGACGGGGCCAAGGAGTTGACCCTCGGCCCGGACCGCTGCAACCTCGCGTACTGGTTCACCGAGGTCGCGCAGGGCACCCTGCGGGACCGCGGCGCCACCGGGCACCACGAGAAGGCCGGCGTGCCGGAGTTCCTGCGCAGGCCGGGGCCGTTGCGTGAGGCGCTGGTCCTGGAGTTCGGCTTCCGCAGCCTGTCGGAGGAGATCGCCACCCGCCTGCTGGGCCACTACGTCTCGCACGCCCCCGGCATCCCGGAGATGGAGTTCTACGCCACCCAGCTGATGGACGAGGCCCGGCACGCACGGGTGTTCCGCAACCACCTGGTGGAACTGGGCCTGCCCGAGCGGACGCTGCTGGCCGACATCGAGGAGATGGCCGCCGAGTACCGGCGCGAAGTGCTCCAGCCGGTGGAGGACTTCACCTTGGAGATCATCCGCGACCAGGGTGATTTCCACGGCGGGGTGGCCGTCTTCGCCATCGTCATCGAGGGCGTGCTCGCCCCGGCCGCCGAGCTGAGCGAGCGCAAGTGGACCCCGCTGTCGGAGGCCACCCAGGAGATCTCCCGTGGCACCGCGATCGACGAGATCCGGCATCTGACCGTGGCCAGCACCATCCTGCGCGACCATGTCCGCGACCACCCCGAGTACACGCCGCGGCTGCTGGAGATCCTCGCGGCCGGCACCGAGCTGTGGGATCGGGTGCCGGACCGGCCCTACGTCATCCACCGCGAGGAGCTGTTCCAACAGGGCATGTTGGAACAGGCCGAACTGATCGGCGACTACGAGGTCTGGCCGGGCGTACGGCTGCTCGACACCACTCCCGAGCAGCGCTACGACATGGCGGAGCAGTGGACCGACGAGATGGCCGCGAGCCGGATGGCGTACATGGGCCTGCCCGCGGACGCGATGGGACGGAGTGAGCGTCCG